Proteins encoded together in one Gaiella occulta window:
- a CDS encoding aminotransferase class III-fold pyridoxal phosphate-dependent enzyme gives MAGFGRTGKWFACEHWDVVPDILCVAKGINSGYVPLGAMIARGEIIDQVRDRFFPGGLTYAGHPLACASAVASIEAFREEGVVENAAAMGDYFREALGRLQERHPSIGEVRGLGCFWGIELVRDRETKEMLVPFNASGEAAAPVSRVAKAALERGLYLMTHWNVVMVVPPLTITREEAAEGIAILDDVLAIADEYVA, from the coding sequence ATGGCCGGCTTCGGCCGCACCGGCAAGTGGTTCGCGTGCGAGCACTGGGATGTCGTCCCCGACATCCTCTGCGTCGCGAAGGGCATCAACTCGGGCTATGTGCCGCTCGGCGCCATGATCGCCCGCGGCGAGATCATCGACCAGGTGCGCGACCGCTTCTTCCCCGGCGGCCTCACCTACGCCGGTCATCCGCTTGCGTGCGCGTCCGCGGTTGCCTCGATCGAGGCGTTTCGCGAGGAGGGCGTTGTCGAGAACGCGGCAGCGATGGGCGACTACTTCCGTGAGGCGCTCGGTCGCCTGCAGGAGCGGCACCCGTCGATCGGCGAGGTGCGTGGCCTCGGCTGTTTCTGGGGTATCGAGCTCGTCCGCGACCGCGAGACGAAGGAGATGCTCGTTCCCTTCAACGCGTCGGGCGAGGCGGCGGCTCCGGTCTCCCGCGTGGCGAAGGCGGCGCTCGAGCGCGGGCTCTATCTGATGACCCACTGGAACGTCGTCATGGTCGTGCCGCCGCTGACGATCACGCGCGAGGAGGCCGCGGAGGGGATCGCGATCCTCGACGACGTGCTCGCGATCGCCGACGAGTACGTGGCCTGA
- the tatC gene encoding twin-arginine translocase subunit TatC, translating to MLARLIPRRLGEGEEAELVDHLGELRHRLFVTLGAFVPAFALAFAFHGRLVAALREPLPDGRRLVTLGVTEPFTVSVKVSVVAALALALPVLLWQAWAFVAPAVDRATRRTIGALVALGTALFAAGSLFAYVVVLPRALDFLTTFDTHLYDVQLRASSYFGFAAMGLLASGIAFELPVLVLGLVRLGVVSSRQLRRNRRVGYVAMLTFAIVLPTVDPVSLALEVTPLLALYETSIWLAALMERRAAAAPHALAEGV from the coding sequence GTGCTCGCTCGCCTGATTCCCAGGCGCCTCGGAGAAGGAGAGGAGGCGGAGCTCGTCGATCATCTCGGCGAGCTCCGCCACCGCCTCTTCGTCACGCTCGGCGCGTTCGTGCCCGCCTTCGCGCTCGCGTTCGCGTTCCACGGCCGTCTCGTCGCGGCGCTGCGGGAGCCGCTGCCGGACGGACGCCGTCTCGTGACGCTCGGCGTCACCGAGCCGTTCACGGTCTCCGTGAAGGTCAGCGTGGTGGCAGCGCTCGCGCTCGCGCTGCCGGTGCTGCTGTGGCAGGCGTGGGCGTTCGTCGCGCCCGCCGTCGACCGGGCGACACGACGCACGATCGGCGCGCTCGTCGCGCTCGGCACCGCGCTCTTCGCGGCGGGGTCGCTGTTCGCCTACGTCGTGGTGCTGCCGCGCGCGCTCGACTTCCTCACCACCTTCGACACCCACCTGTACGACGTGCAGCTTCGCGCGAGCTCCTACTTCGGCTTCGCCGCCATGGGCCTGCTCGCCAGCGGCATCGCCTTCGAGCTCCCCGTGCTGGTGCTCGGACTGGTGCGCCTGGGCGTCGTCAGCTCGCGCCAGCTGCGCCGCAACCGCCGCGTCGGCTACGTGGCGATGCTGACGTTCGCGATCGTGCTCCCCACCGTCGATCCTGTCTCGCTCGCTCTCGAGGTGACGCCGCTGCTCGCGCTCTACGAGACGTCGATCTGGCTCGCCGCTCTGATGGAGCGCCGCGCCGCCGCCGCGCCGCACGCACTCGCAGAGGGCGTGTAG
- the tatA gene encoding twin-arginine translocase TatA/TatE family subunit produces MPFGIGIWEMLILLMVLLLVFGPKKLPEMGRQLGRGMREFKDTISGSDAVDDNALPSTVAAAERETV; encoded by the coding sequence ATGCCGTTCGGAATCGGGATCTGGGAGATGCTGATCCTGCTGATGGTGCTGCTGCTCGTGTTCGGGCCGAAGAAGCTCCCCGAGATGGGGCGCCAGCTCGGCAGAGGCATGCGGGAGTTCAAGGACACCATCTCCGGCAGCGACGCGGTTGACGACAACGCCCTGCCGTCGACGGTCGCGGCAGCCGAGCGCGAGACCGTCTAG
- a CDS encoding ferritin-like domain-containing protein gives MSETTSRAAFLSRGARGGIALVAGGSLLAATSGQAFGAATADADIAKLAATAELLAIDFYSKSIGSKKFKGNELEYLFQARISERAHYKALAGVLKSATPKGLSFTYPAGTFDSRLSIAKTGVALETAFVGAYLGAVTALKSNDLKGVAATIAASEASHLSVFSDIATGKPIIPAFPKAFTAAEATKAVTPFLG, from the coding sequence ATGTCCGAGACCACCAGCCGCGCAGCGTTCCTGTCGCGAGGCGCCAGAGGCGGCATCGCGCTCGTCGCGGGCGGCTCGCTGCTCGCCGCCACCAGCGGCCAGGCGTTCGGTGCGGCCACGGCCGACGCCGACATCGCGAAGCTCGCCGCCACCGCGGAGCTGCTCGCGATCGACTTCTACTCGAAGTCGATCGGCAGCAAGAAGTTCAAGGGCAACGAGCTCGAGTACCTGTTCCAGGCGCGGATCTCCGAGCGGGCCCACTACAAGGCGCTCGCCGGCGTGCTCAAGTCGGCCACCCCGAAGGGGCTGTCGTTCACGTACCCGGCCGGCACGTTCGACTCGCGGCTCAGCATCGCGAAGACGGGTGTCGCGCTCGAGACGGCCTTCGTGGGCGCCTACCTCGGCGCGGTCACCGCGCTGAAGTCCAACGACCTCAAGGGTGTCGCCGCGACCATCGCCGCCAGCGAGGCGTCGCACCTGAGCGTGTTCAGCGACATCGCCACCGGCAAGCCGATCATCCCGGCGTTCCCCAAGGCATTCACCGCCGCCGAGGCGACGAAGGCCGTCACCCCGTTCCTCGGCTAG
- a CDS encoding alpha/beta fold hydrolase — MKRTLHVEAWGDPEAPRAVYLHGVTGCGGHARGLAEGWLAGRFRVLAPDLLGHGSSPYEPPWDIEAHVDAVLDSVGREPADWIGHSFGGRLAFELAARHPGLVRRLVLLDPALALDPAVALYAAESGREERAYASFEDAVERRFEESGLRTAPRELVETDLREHVVQSEDGLWRYRYSQAAVIAAYGEMASAPPSFSSVRVPTLLVLGNRSYVTYDHLLDAHRAALGDLLRVVDVESGHTLLWDALEETAAAVTAFLADV; from the coding sequence GTGAAGCGGACCCTGCACGTCGAGGCCTGGGGCGACCCGGAGGCGCCGCGTGCCGTCTACCTGCACGGCGTCACCGGGTGCGGCGGCCATGCGCGCGGTCTCGCCGAAGGGTGGCTCGCGGGCCGCTTCCGCGTGCTCGCTCCCGACCTGCTCGGTCACGGCTCCTCGCCCTACGAGCCGCCGTGGGACATCGAGGCCCACGTCGACGCGGTGCTCGACAGCGTCGGCCGCGAGCCTGCCGACTGGATCGGTCACTCCTTCGGCGGCCGCCTCGCATTCGAGCTCGCCGCGCGCCATCCCGGGCTCGTGCGCAGGCTCGTGTTGCTCGACCCGGCGCTCGCGCTCGACCCGGCGGTCGCCCTCTACGCGGCCGAGAGCGGGCGCGAGGAGCGCGCCTACGCCTCGTTCGAGGACGCGGTGGAGCGGCGCTTCGAGGAGAGCGGGCTCCGCACCGCGCCGCGCGAGCTCGTGGAGACCGATCTGCGCGAGCACGTCGTGCAGTCGGAGGACGGCCTCTGGCGCTACCGCTACAGCCAGGCGGCGGTGATCGCGGCCTACGGCGAGATGGCGAGCGCGCCGCCGTCGTTTTCGTCGGTGCGCGTGCCGACGCTGCTCGTGCTCGGGAATCGCTCGTACGTCACCTACGACCACCTGCTCGACGCGCACCGCGCCGCGCTCGGCGACCTGCTGCGTGTCGTCGACGTCGAGAGCGGCCACACGCTGCTGTGGGACGCGCTCGAGGAGACGGCGGCCGCGGTCACCGCGTTCCTCGCCGACGTCTGA
- a CDS encoding redoxin domain-containing protein, with protein MAVGTGDQAPEFDLEEAPDRPRVRLADFRGRRNVLLVFHPFAWTPVCRDEALDLQANLESFHNAETDVVFVSCDPSASRQAWKHELGVTYTFASDFWEHGAAARAYGVFNERTGAPVRGTFLIDRDGIVIWSLVKEADTRRTEMVPESLDALGGGG; from the coding sequence ATGGCAGTCGGGACGGGTGATCAGGCACCGGAGTTCGACCTCGAGGAGGCCCCCGACCGGCCACGCGTGCGGCTGGCGGACTTCCGCGGCCGGCGCAACGTGCTGCTCGTCTTCCACCCGTTCGCCTGGACGCCCGTCTGCCGCGACGAGGCGCTCGACCTGCAGGCGAATCTCGAGTCGTTCCACAACGCCGAGACCGACGTCGTCTTCGTCTCGTGTGACCCGTCGGCGTCTCGCCAGGCATGGAAGCACGAGCTCGGCGTCACCTACACCTTCGCCTCCGACTTCTGGGAGCACGGCGCCGCGGCGCGCGCCTACGGCGTCTTCAACGAGCGGACGGGCGCGCCCGTGCGCGGCACCTTCCTCATCGACAGGGACGGGATCGTGATCTGGTCTCTCGTCAAGGAGGCCGACACCCGCCGCACGGAGATGGTGCCGGAGTCCCTGGACGCACTCGGCGGCGGCGGGTGA
- a CDS encoding replication-associated recombination protein A — MGDLFADAAHTRQAETAPLPQRVRPRSLDELVGQRHVLAEGSALRLAIEGDRPPSMILHGPPGVGKTTLARIVAETTGAAFEELSAVSARVDDVRGVLQRARERLGANGARTILFLDEIHRFNKGQQDALLPGVESGLLTLIGATTENPYFEVNAALLSRCTVVELEPLSDGEVAAVIGRGARELGIELPAEVTAAIARRAGGDARSALATLELSWQTARAEGAPLEERHVADAARKRPLRYDRAGDQHYDIVSAFIKSMRGGDPDAAVYYLAAMLEGGEDPRFVARRMIILASEDVGNADPRALLVAVAAAQALEHVGLPEAQLNLAQAAIYLANAPKSNATARAIWAARGEVRERGILAPPAALRDAHYRGARERGHGEGYLYPHDDPRGFAVDHLPDGLQGRTYYVPSGHGEESTDGSRDG, encoded by the coding sequence ATGGGAGATCTGTTCGCCGACGCGGCGCACACCCGGCAGGCCGAGACGGCGCCGCTGCCGCAGCGCGTGCGGCCCCGGTCGCTGGACGAGCTCGTCGGCCAGCGGCACGTGCTCGCCGAGGGATCGGCGTTGCGGCTTGCGATCGAGGGCGACCGGCCGCCGTCGATGATCCTCCACGGCCCCCCCGGCGTCGGCAAGACGACGCTCGCCCGCATCGTCGCCGAGACGACGGGCGCGGCGTTCGAGGAGCTGTCGGCGGTGTCGGCGCGCGTCGACGACGTCCGCGGGGTGCTGCAGCGCGCGCGGGAGCGCCTCGGCGCCAACGGCGCCCGCACGATCCTCTTCCTCGACGAGATCCACCGCTTCAACAAGGGGCAGCAGGACGCGCTGCTGCCCGGTGTCGAGAGCGGCCTGCTGACGCTCATCGGCGCCACGACCGAGAACCCGTACTTCGAGGTCAACGCGGCGTTGCTGTCGCGCTGCACGGTCGTCGAGCTGGAGCCGCTCTCCGACGGCGAGGTCGCGGCGGTGATCGGGCGCGGCGCGCGCGAGCTCGGCATCGAGCTGCCGGCGGAGGTGACGGCGGCGATCGCACGGCGCGCTGGAGGGGACGCCCGCAGCGCGCTCGCCACGCTCGAGCTCTCCTGGCAGACGGCCCGGGCCGAGGGTGCGCCGCTCGAGGAGCGGCACGTCGCCGACGCCGCCCGCAAGCGCCCGCTGCGCTACGACCGCGCCGGCGACCAGCACTACGACATCGTCTCCGCCTTCATCAAGTCGATGCGCGGAGGCGACCCCGACGCTGCCGTCTACTATCTCGCCGCGATGCTCGAAGGCGGCGAGGATCCGCGCTTCGTCGCCCGCCGCATGATCATCCTCGCCTCCGAAGACGTCGGCAACGCCGACCCGCGCGCGCTCCTGGTCGCGGTCGCGGCAGCCCAGGCGCTCGAGCACGTCGGCCTGCCCGAGGCGCAGCTCAACCTCGCGCAGGCGGCGATCTACCTCGCCAACGCCCCGAAGTCGAATGCGACCGCCAGGGCGATCTGGGCGGCGCGCGGCGAGGTGCGCGAGCGAGGCATCCTGGCGCCGCCGGCCGCCCTGCGCGACGCGCACTACCGCGGCGCGCGCGAGCGCGGCCACGGCGAGGGCTACCTCTACCCGCACGACGATCCACGCGGGTTCGCCGTCGATCACCTTCCCGACGGCCTCCAGGGCAGGACCTACTATGTTCCCTCGGGACACGGAGAGGAGAGCACGGATGGCAGTCGGGACGGGTGA
- a CDS encoding tryptophan 2,3-dioxygenase family protein, which translates to MSQETWEPPLSSPVLPGEARTDYERYLNTEELLALQKGPQEWVHRDELLFQVVHQSSELWLKLAWNDTGAAAALVAEDDLGGALRLLRRASLCMRYVTAQLDMLEHMSPWEYQEIRKVLGHGSGFDSPGVKELRPAMARLGEAFHAARERAGLSLVDLYVHGRAHEELYQLAEALMELDEWLQTWRIRHYRVVARVIGERVVGTQGTPVEVLGRLIHRVEYPELWDVRNELTARSQAES; encoded by the coding sequence ATGTCACAGGAGACCTGGGAGCCGCCGCTGAGCAGCCCCGTGCTGCCGGGCGAGGCCCGCACAGACTACGAGCGCTACCTCAACACGGAGGAGCTGCTCGCCCTGCAGAAGGGCCCGCAGGAGTGGGTGCATCGCGACGAGCTGCTGTTCCAGGTCGTGCACCAGTCGTCGGAGCTCTGGCTCAAGCTGGCGTGGAACGACACTGGCGCCGCGGCGGCTCTCGTGGCAGAGGACGACCTCGGCGGAGCGCTGCGGCTGCTCCGCCGGGCGTCGCTCTGCATGCGTTACGTGACGGCGCAGCTGGACATGCTCGAGCACATGTCGCCGTGGGAGTACCAGGAGATCCGCAAGGTGCTCGGCCACGGCTCCGGCTTCGACTCGCCCGGCGTGAAGGAGCTGCGGCCGGCGATGGCGCGGCTCGGCGAGGCGTTCCACGCCGCCCGCGAGCGCGCCGGGCTCTCCCTCGTCGACCTCTACGTGCACGGGCGCGCGCACGAGGAGCTGTACCAGCTCGCGGAGGCGCTGATGGAGCTCGACGAGTGGTTGCAGACGTGGCGCATCCGCCACTATCGGGTCGTCGCGCGCGTGATCGGCGAGCGTGTGGTCGGCACCCAGGGCACGCCCGTGGAGGTGCTGGGACGCCTCATCCACCGGGTCGAGTACCCGGAGCTGTGGGACGTCCGCAACGAGCTGACGGCTCGTTCGCAGGCCGAGTCGTGA
- a CDS encoding M20/M25/M40 family metallo-hydrolase translates to MTLREEVTVLLRELLRANTVNPPGNETIAAELLRDYLDRNGIPCELVGRSSDRLNLVARLPGGDGPSIALLAHTDTVRADAEEWAHDPWCGDLVDGEIWGRGALDMKSQVAASAVAFASLARDGFRPAGDVILALTADEEVNDDYGLAWLVREHPELVRADYSLNEGGGERCVFGGNVFYLCAVGEKMSAPFRVHVRGRSGHASMPAIADNALVKAAPLIEALGRYAPPQELIPEVARFLELVLGELPPLEEALDRARALHPLAAELVEPLLSFTLAPTLIEASKQRNVIPAHCVVTVDCRLPPGMTPEDADPLVRAALGRGDYELEWFERDGGTRSAMETPLWSVLESWVADVEPGARLAPVVCAGFTDSHWMREAFGTVAYGFFPLRAMDGELASRLVHSADERIPVDDLELGVHALRAAVTSIEG, encoded by the coding sequence GTGACCCTCCGCGAGGAGGTGACGGTGCTCCTGCGGGAGCTGCTCCGCGCGAACACGGTCAACCCGCCCGGGAACGAGACGATCGCGGCCGAGCTGCTGCGCGACTATCTCGACCGCAACGGCATCCCGTGCGAGCTCGTCGGTCGCTCATCCGACCGGCTCAACCTCGTCGCCCGCCTGCCGGGCGGCGACGGGCCGTCGATCGCGCTGCTCGCGCACACCGACACCGTCCGCGCCGACGCCGAGGAGTGGGCGCACGACCCGTGGTGCGGCGACCTCGTCGACGGCGAGATCTGGGGCCGCGGCGCGCTCGACATGAAGAGCCAGGTGGCTGCGAGCGCGGTGGCGTTCGCGTCGCTCGCGCGCGACGGCTTCCGGCCTGCCGGGGACGTCATCCTCGCGCTCACCGCGGACGAGGAGGTGAACGACGACTACGGCCTTGCCTGGCTCGTGCGCGAGCACCCTGAGCTCGTGCGCGCCGACTACTCGCTCAACGAGGGCGGCGGCGAGCGCTGCGTCTTCGGCGGCAACGTCTTCTACCTGTGTGCGGTGGGGGAGAAGATGAGCGCGCCGTTCCGGGTGCACGTGCGCGGGCGCAGCGGACATGCGTCGATGCCGGCGATCGCCGACAATGCGCTCGTCAAGGCGGCGCCGCTGATCGAAGCGCTCGGTCGCTACGCGCCGCCGCAGGAGCTGATCCCCGAGGTGGCGCGCTTCCTCGAGCTCGTGCTCGGCGAGCTGCCGCCGCTCGAGGAAGCGCTCGACCGCGCGCGGGCGCTGCACCCACTCGCGGCCGAGCTCGTCGAGCCGCTGCTCTCGTTCACGCTCGCGCCGACGTTGATCGAGGCCTCCAAGCAGCGCAACGTGATCCCCGCGCACTGCGTCGTCACGGTCGACTGCCGCCTACCGCCCGGAATGACGCCCGAGGACGCCGATCCGCTCGTACGCGCGGCGTTGGGACGGGGCGACTACGAGCTGGAGTGGTTCGAGCGCGACGGCGGCACCCGCTCGGCGATGGAGACCCCGCTGTGGTCGGTGCTCGAATCGTGGGTGGCGGACGTCGAGCCTGGCGCCCGCCTGGCGCCCGTCGTGTGCGCCGGCTTCACCGACTCGCACTGGATGCGCGAGGCCTTCGGCACGGTGGCGTACGGCTTCTTCCCCCTGAGGGCGATGGACGGCGAGCTCGCCTCACGGCTCGTGCACTCGGCCGACGAGCGCATCCCGGTAGACGACCTCGAGCTGGGCGTGCACGCGCTACGCGCGGCCGTCACCTCCATCGAGGGCTGA